In Flavobacterium lacustre, a genomic segment contains:
- a CDS encoding DUF58 domain-containing protein, translating into MKIESQIEKISSFQHLELLANQVVEGFISGMHKSPFHGFSAEFSEHKVYNVGESTKHIDWKLFAKTDRLYTKRFEEETNLRCHIIIDNSSSMHYPELKTNQSFYENKIGFSVLASAVLMNLLKKQRDAVGLSVFSDTYEYYAPEKGSDRHHRMILNALEGLLEKQPVRKSTDTITFLHQIAEKMHRRSMIILFTDMFQSGSDDSGEEALFNALQHLKYNKHKVVLFHVVDNKTELNFDFDTAPRKFIDVETGEEVAIFADNVKQEYEKQVESYFKKLALTCAQNRIKYIPVSVGENFEKIMTAYLIEKQNFG; encoded by the coding sequence ATGAAGATTGAATCGCAAATAGAGAAAATTTCTAGTTTCCAGCATTTAGAATTACTGGCTAATCAAGTGGTGGAAGGCTTTATCTCGGGTATGCATAAAAGTCCGTTTCATGGATTTTCGGCTGAATTTTCGGAACATAAAGTGTATAATGTTGGCGAAAGCACCAAACACATCGATTGGAAGTTATTTGCTAAAACGGATCGATTGTATACCAAGCGTTTTGAAGAGGAAACGAATTTGCGTTGCCATATTATTATTGATAATTCTTCGTCGATGCATTATCCTGAGTTGAAAACCAATCAATCTTTTTATGAGAATAAAATTGGATTTTCGGTTTTGGCCTCTGCGGTTTTAATGAATCTGTTGAAGAAACAACGCGATGCGGTAGGGCTAAGTGTGTTTTCGGATACTTATGAGTACTACGCGCCCGAAAAAGGCAGTGATCGCCATCACAGAATGATTTTAAACGCGCTCGAAGGGTTGTTGGAAAAACAGCCGGTTAGGAAAAGTACGGATACCATTACGTTTTTACATCAGATAGCCGAGAAAATGCATCGTCGTTCGATGATTATTCTTTTTACGGATATGTTTCAATCCGGTTCTGATGATTCGGGTGAAGAAGCGCTGTTTAATGCATTGCAACATTTGAAATATAATAAGCATAAAGTGGTTTTATTTCATGTTGTTGACAATAAAACAGAGTTGAATTTTGATTTTGATACTGCGCCAAGGAAGTTTATTGACGTGGAAACGGGCGAAGAAGTAGCGATTTTTGCAGACAATGTAAAGCAGGAATACGAAAAACAGGTAGAAAGTTACTTTAAGAAATTGGCTTTGACCTGTGCTCAAAACCGAATAAAGTACATTCCGGTAAGTGTTGGTGAAAATTTTGAAAAAATCATGACTGCCTATTTGATTGAAAAACAAAACTTTGGGTAA
- a CDS encoding carboxypeptidase-like regulatory domain-containing protein, with translation MQKKLLVILLLPILIFSQEIKISGIIKDKQNRGIESASVVILDDIENTLTYGYSDENGNYNLLFNKPKNGIIIVELASLGYSKKETKIDCSSKTTLLQSFILEEKIESLKEVLIEANQKIKIDRDTTTIKVASFTNKTEQTIEDILKKLPGIEVQSDGSIKAHGKTIDKLLIEGDDLFDKNYKLLTKNLDAKVLDAVQIIDAFEDNPILKKMNNSDKVALNLKLKKDKRNIWFGDIIFGTGIVSENRWKEGINLGLLKKKIKLFYLADYNNSGEKATDQVSKTITENNLFGEDRLEKTAKPLFSINSKENSSFSKSQSVFNNAFFNSLSFTKKITPNISLRGVGYFSNDNQLQNSFSQTQYNIENNPITYTENNNYTSKKRLSSGELELKYFVNEDNYLTNIFIYKNNPNSINSDLLYNKVSIGQSSSEKNQTLYNHFNHTYRLSNNKILHNYFYFGRDNINQNSRIESPFLNSFLKINSESIVTENTDNSNSYFGLKSKMISRFKKLEHTLGLQFENSKEIINNTFFENEINNTTYENNTVLKQNQFFLENNFRYNITRKFDVTASLNLIKNQFLLNNITTNILISNPLLSINLKKTKIGNFTLSYSENNKPPEINYLNTKFLLSNYKTFQKGTKYEGIFKNKTIFFSHHLFNDEKRFSIETSLFYNKSINAYSKESLITDNLSFEKYLLSSGNTNLNGSFSVINYFRILKTATKIETIQNWNETPTQVNSTAFVDIKIHSSFYKFSATTYFNLPINFDFGFNYNYYKTDFNTILTKNRIKDAFINCNYKISKTWLTEINSTFYQMNSKNYSFINTIINYNPEESKFSYRLILNNLTNENEFTLISLDNYTSYKSTIKLVPRYLLLTLKYRF, from the coding sequence ATGCAAAAAAAACTTCTAGTAATATTACTATTGCCAATTTTAATTTTTTCCCAAGAAATAAAAATTTCTGGAATCATAAAAGACAAGCAAAACAGAGGCATCGAAAGTGCTTCTGTTGTCATTTTGGACGACATAGAAAACACATTGACTTACGGCTATAGTGACGAGAACGGTAATTACAATCTACTTTTCAACAAACCCAAAAATGGCATTATAATCGTTGAATTGGCTAGCTTAGGCTATTCAAAAAAAGAAACCAAAATTGATTGTTCTTCAAAAACAACTTTATTACAATCTTTTATTTTAGAAGAAAAAATAGAATCATTGAAGGAAGTTTTAATTGAAGCTAATCAAAAAATAAAAATAGACAGAGACACTACCACTATAAAAGTAGCTTCATTTACAAACAAAACTGAACAAACCATAGAAGACATTCTAAAAAAACTTCCTGGAATAGAAGTACAATCCGATGGTTCTATAAAAGCACACGGCAAAACAATTGATAAATTACTTATTGAAGGCGATGACTTATTTGACAAGAATTATAAGCTATTGACCAAAAATCTTGATGCCAAAGTGCTTGATGCTGTACAAATTATTGATGCTTTTGAAGATAATCCTATTTTAAAAAAAATGAATAATTCAGATAAAGTTGCACTGAATTTAAAACTAAAAAAAGACAAACGAAATATCTGGTTTGGAGACATCATATTTGGAACCGGAATAGTTTCAGAAAATCGCTGGAAGGAAGGAATTAATTTAGGATTACTTAAAAAGAAAATAAAACTTTTTTATTTAGCCGATTATAACAATTCAGGAGAAAAAGCAACCGATCAAGTAAGCAAAACTATTACAGAAAATAATTTATTTGGCGAAGATAGATTGGAAAAAACTGCTAAACCTTTATTTAGCATAAATAGTAAAGAAAACAGTTCTTTTAGCAAATCGCAGAGTGTTTTTAACAATGCTTTTTTCAACTCTTTGAGCTTTACAAAAAAGATAACCCCCAATATTTCTTTGCGCGGTGTGGGATATTTTTCTAATGATAATCAATTGCAAAACTCGTTCTCACAAACACAGTATAACATAGAAAACAACCCTATTACTTATACCGAAAACAATAATTATACTAGTAAAAAAAGGCTTTCATCTGGAGAATTAGAACTAAAATATTTTGTAAATGAAGACAATTATCTAACTAACATTTTTATTTACAAGAACAATCCGAATAGTATAAATTCAGACTTACTCTATAACAAAGTCAGTATAGGTCAATCCTCTAGCGAAAAGAACCAAACGTTATATAATCATTTCAATCATACATATAGGCTTTCAAACAACAAAATTTTACATAATTATTTCTATTTTGGAAGAGATAATATTAACCAAAATAGTAGAATTGAATCTCCTTTTTTGAACAGCTTTTTAAAAATCAATTCCGAATCTATAGTTACAGAAAATACAGACAATTCAAACTCCTATTTTGGTTTAAAAAGCAAAATGATTTCAAGGTTCAAAAAATTAGAACACACGCTAGGACTTCAATTTGAAAACAGTAAAGAAATTATAAACAACACTTTTTTTGAAAATGAAATTAATAATACAACTTATGAAAACAATACTGTTTTAAAACAAAATCAGTTTTTTTTGGAAAACAATTTTCGATATAATATTACTCGAAAATTCGATGTAACAGCAAGTTTAAATTTAATTAAAAATCAATTTTTATTAAATAACATCACTACTAATATATTAATTTCGAACCCTTTGCTTTCAATTAATTTAAAAAAGACCAAAATAGGAAACTTTACACTATCCTATTCAGAAAACAATAAACCTCCAGAAATTAATTATTTAAATACGAAATTTCTATTATCTAATTATAAAACATTTCAAAAGGGAACAAAATATGAAGGAATTTTCAAGAACAAAACTATCTTTTTTTCTCATCACTTATTTAATGATGAAAAGAGATTTTCAATTGAAACTTCTCTATTTTACAATAAATCAATAAATGCTTACAGTAAAGAAAGCCTAATTACAGATAATTTATCATTTGAAAAATACTTACTTTCCTCAGGGAATACCAATCTTAATGGAAGTTTTAGTGTAATCAATTATTTTAGAATACTAAAAACAGCTACCAAAATAGAGACAATCCAAAATTGGAATGAAACTCCTACACAAGTAAACAGCACTGCTTTTGTTGATATAAAAATCCATTCAAGTTTTTATAAATTTTCAGCAACTACTTATTTTAATCTTCCTATAAATTTTGATTTTGGATTTAACTACAATTATTACAAGACTGATTTTAATACAATTCTAACAAAAAACAGAATCAAAGATGCTTTTATAAACTGCAATTATAAAATATCAAAAACTTGGTTAACTGAAATAAATAGCACTTTTTATCAAATGAATTCTAAAAATTATTCTTTTATAAATACCATTATAAATTACAATCCTGAGGAAAGTAAATTTTCATATCGATTGATTTTAAACAATTTAACAAATGAAAATGAATTTACTTTAATTTCTTTAGATAATTATACTTCATATAAATCTACAATTAAATTAGTGCCAAGATATTTATTATTAACTCTAAAGTATCGGTTTTAA
- the dnaE gene encoding DNA polymerase III subunit alpha: MYLIFDTETTGLPKRWDAPITDTNNWPRCIQIAWQLHDDMGKLIEHQDYLVKPEGFNIPYDAERIHGISTELAEAEGISLAEVLEKFNVALGKAKFIVGQNLGFDVNIMGCEFHRLGVASPMASIPVLDTCTEVTASLLKLPGGRGGRFKLPTLTELHSYLFNKPFAEAHNATADVEATTRCFLELIRRDVFTKEELDVPASYFQDFQNKNPREIQLIGLKHINLKEASDSIRQQFGEKQAAFVSKEALSENKKVLIDADFVHLHNHTQFSVLQSTISIAALVKAAAQQKMPAVAMTDHANLMGAFHFVRDILYHNKAADAKNKAAIANGEEPTEVPMKPIVGCEFFVCEDHKDRSRKDNGYQIVLLAKTKKGYHNLAKMSSIAYTEGFYYVPRIDRKVIQEYKEDIIVLSGNLYGEIPNKVLNLGENQAEEALIWWKNEFKDDFYMELMRHNQEDENRVNTSLIALARKHDVKIIATNNTFYIDKINSNAHDILLCVRDGEKQTTPIGRGRGYRFGLPNQEYYFKSGDEMKQLFADLPEAISNISEIVDKIEIFDLAREVLLPKFEIPVEFNDPEDEKDGGVRGENAYLRHLTFEGANRRYKEITPEIQERLDFELLTISNSGYPGYFLIVQDLIAEARSMGVSVGPGRGSAAGSVVAYCLKITNIDPLMYNLLFERFLNPDRVSLPDIDIDFDDEGRSSVMDYVIRKYGSKQVAQIITYGKMATKSAIRDTARVLDLPLFEADKIAKLIPGMMPSKWNLARFLSEKEDIIKKAVRPEEYDKIKELIGLANEDDLGGETIQQAKVLEGNLRNTGIHACGVIITPSDITNFVPVATAKDSDLFVTQFDNSVVESAGLLKMDFLGLKTLTLIKDTVKLVKYRSNIDLDPDSFPIDDLKTYELFQRGETVGIFQYESAGMQKYMKELKPTVFPDLIAMNALYRPGPIAYIPSFIKRKNGEEPIEYDLDDCEELLKDTYGITVYQEQVMLLSQKLADFSKGDADVLRKAMGKKMIDVLAKMEPKFISQAMAKGHAKEKLEKIWNDWKAFAEYAFNKSHSTCYAWIAYQTAYLKANYPAEYMAAVLSNNMSDIKQVSFFMEECKRMGLQVLGPDVNESFYKFTVNDDYAVRFGMGAIKGVGSGAVATIVEKRKDGKYKSIFDLTKRIDLRAANKKALENLALAGGFDSFTGTTRAQYFHDDGDGITFYEKAIRYGSKFQENENSSQVSLFGESSDVQIAEPVVPPCEDWSTMEKLAKEKEVVGIYISGHPLDDFRFEMKYFCNAKLEALKNMELHVGKTLSFGGIINNVQHRVAKNGKGWGMFTLEGYDESYEFRIFGEEYLKFRHFLIQNNFTFLKVIVKEGWADRDTGKKGEPRLQFSELKQLQDVLTTFAKKLILLLNIKDLEAEFIHKLSHLFQENKGDNTVAFEIMEIEKSKRLIEVAPVVLENEEEAFVDESDDAENGLLEIPEISAAAKVEEVEEITVVTKLSMPSRKLKVKISSELLVELEKMQINFKLN, from the coding sequence ATGTACTTAATATTCGATACCGAAACCACAGGATTACCAAAGCGTTGGGATGCGCCTATAACCGATACAAACAACTGGCCGCGTTGTATTCAAATCGCCTGGCAGTTGCACGATGATATGGGAAAACTCATCGAGCATCAGGATTATTTAGTCAAACCCGAAGGATTTAATATTCCGTATGATGCCGAGCGAATTCACGGTATTTCGACTGAATTGGCGGAAGCCGAAGGGATTTCTTTAGCCGAAGTTTTAGAGAAATTTAATGTGGCACTAGGCAAAGCCAAATTTATTGTGGGTCAGAATTTAGGTTTTGACGTCAATATTATGGGTTGTGAATTTCACCGTTTGGGTGTTGCTTCTCCCATGGCTTCGATACCGGTTTTAGATACTTGTACCGAAGTTACGGCTTCGTTATTGAAACTTCCCGGTGGTCGAGGCGGACGATTTAAGTTGCCCACTTTAACGGAATTACATAGTTATCTTTTTAATAAACCTTTTGCGGAAGCACACAACGCCACTGCCGATGTCGAGGCTACTACACGTTGTTTCTTGGAGTTAATTCGTCGTGATGTTTTTACAAAAGAAGAACTCGATGTTCCGGCCAGTTATTTTCAGGATTTTCAAAATAAGAATCCAAGAGAAATTCAACTTATTGGATTAAAACATATTAATCTCAAAGAAGCTTCGGATAGTATTCGTCAGCAATTTGGCGAAAAACAAGCTGCTTTTGTTTCAAAAGAAGCACTTTCGGAGAATAAAAAAGTGCTGATTGATGCTGATTTTGTGCATTTGCATAATCATACACAGTTTTCGGTTTTGCAATCGACCATCAGTATTGCCGCTTTGGTGAAAGCAGCAGCGCAACAAAAAATGCCTGCCGTGGCCATGACCGATCATGCCAATTTGATGGGGGCTTTTCATTTTGTCCGCGATATTTTATACCATAATAAAGCGGCTGACGCCAAAAATAAAGCCGCTATTGCAAATGGAGAAGAACCTACAGAAGTTCCGATGAAACCCATTGTAGGTTGTGAATTTTTTGTTTGCGAAGACCACAAAGACAGATCCCGAAAAGACAATGGATACCAAATCGTTCTTTTGGCGAAGACCAAAAAAGGCTATCATAATTTAGCCAAAATGTCTTCGATTGCTTATACCGAAGGATTTTATTATGTGCCCAGAATCGACCGAAAAGTGATTCAGGAATACAAAGAAGACATCATTGTTTTGTCCGGAAATCTCTATGGGGAAATTCCAAATAAAGTATTGAATTTAGGAGAGAATCAAGCAGAAGAAGCATTGATTTGGTGGAAAAATGAATTCAAAGATGATTTTTATATGGAGCTGATGCGCCACAATCAAGAAGATGAAAATCGGGTGAATACCTCGTTGATTGCATTGGCCAGAAAGCATGATGTCAAAATTATTGCGACAAATAATACCTTTTATATTGATAAAATCAATTCGAATGCACATGATATTTTGCTCTGTGTGCGCGATGGCGAAAAGCAGACAACGCCAATAGGACGTGGTCGTGGCTATCGTTTTGGATTGCCTAATCAGGAATATTACTTCAAGTCGGGAGACGAAATGAAGCAGCTTTTTGCGGATTTACCGGAAGCCATTTCGAACATTTCGGAGATTGTCGATAAAATAGAAATTTTCGATTTGGCGCGAGAAGTATTGCTGCCTAAATTTGAGATTCCAGTCGAATTTAATGATCCGGAAGATGAAAAAGACGGTGGAGTACGCGGAGAAAATGCCTATTTGAGACATCTTACTTTTGAAGGCGCCAATCGCAGGTACAAGGAAATTACGCCTGAAATTCAGGAACGATTGGATTTTGAATTATTGACTATTTCAAATTCAGGATATCCGGGTTATTTTTTGATTGTACAGGATTTAATTGCCGAAGCCAGAAGCATGGGCGTTTCGGTTGGTCCCGGTCGGGGTTCTGCAGCCGGTTCCGTGGTGGCGTATTGTTTGAAAATTACCAATATTGACCCGTTAATGTATAACCTGCTTTTTGAGCGTTTCCTGAATCCGGATCGTGTGTCACTACCCGATATTGATATCGATTTTGATGATGAAGGACGCAGTAGCGTTATGGATTATGTAATCCGAAAATATGGCTCAAAACAAGTGGCGCAAATTATCACTTATGGTAAAATGGCTACGAAATCAGCCATTCGTGATACGGCTCGTGTACTGGATTTACCGTTGTTTGAAGCGGATAAAATTGCCAAATTAATTCCCGGAATGATGCCGTCTAAATGGAATTTAGCGCGTTTTTTGAGTGAAAAAGAGGATATAATTAAAAAAGCAGTTCGCCCTGAGGAATACGATAAAATCAAAGAATTAATTGGGCTGGCCAATGAAGATGATTTAGGAGGAGAAACCATTCAGCAGGCCAAAGTTTTAGAAGGAAATCTAAGAAACACGGGTATTCACGCTTGTGGTGTCATTATTACGCCAAGTGATATTACAAATTTTGTTCCTGTGGCTACAGCCAAAGATTCGGATTTGTTTGTCACGCAGTTTGATAACTCGGTGGTTGAAAGTGCCGGTTTGTTAAAGATGGATTTCTTGGGTTTGAAAACCCTGACTTTGATAAAAGATACCGTTAAATTAGTAAAATATAGAAGCAATATTGATCTCGATCCAGACTCATTTCCTATTGATGATTTAAAAACCTATGAACTTTTTCAGCGCGGAGAAACAGTAGGGATTTTTCAATATGAGAGTGCGGGAATGCAGAAATACATGAAGGAATTGAAACCTACGGTTTTTCCTGATTTGATTGCCATGAACGCCTTATATCGTCCCGGTCCGATTGCTTATATTCCCAGTTTTATTAAACGAAAAAATGGGGAAGAGCCTATCGAATATGATTTGGATGATTGCGAAGAATTATTAAAAGATACTTACGGAATTACCGTTTACCAAGAACAAGTAATGCTTTTGTCTCAAAAATTGGCGGATTTCTCCAAAGGTGATGCCGACGTTTTGCGTAAAGCGATGGGAAAAAAGATGATTGATGTCTTGGCCAAAATGGAGCCTAAATTCATTTCGCAAGCCATGGCGAAAGGACATGCCAAAGAGAAGTTGGAGAAAATTTGGAATGACTGGAAAGCCTTTGCGGAATATGCGTTTAATAAATCGCACTCGACTTGTTATGCTTGGATTGCTTACCAAACAGCGTATTTGAAAGCCAATTATCCTGCCGAATATATGGCGGCAGTTTTGTCTAATAATATGAGTGATATCAAACAAGTTTCGTTCTTTATGGAAGAATGTAAACGCATGGGGTTGCAGGTTTTGGGTCCGGATGTAAATGAGTCCTTTTATAAATTTACGGTAAATGATGATTATGCAGTACGTTTTGGAATGGGGGCTATAAAAGGAGTGGGTTCCGGAGCGGTGGCAACTATTGTTGAAAAAAGAAAAGACGGAAAGTATAAATCGATTTTTGATTTGACCAAACGTATTGATTTGCGTGCGGCGAATAAAAAAGCGCTGGAAAATCTCGCTTTGGCTGGAGGATTTGATTCGTTTACCGGAACAACCAGAGCGCAATATTTTCATGATGATGGCGATGGAATTACATTTTATGAAAAAGCGATTCGGTATGGTTCTAAATTTCAGGAGAATGAAAATTCGTCTCAAGTCAGTTTATTTGGCGAAAGCAGCGATGTTCAAATAGCAGAGCCTGTTGTGCCGCCTTGCGAGGATTGGAGCACAATGGAAAAATTGGCCAAAGAAAAAGAGGTTGTCGGGATTTATATTTCGGGACATCCGCTGGATGATTTTAGATTTGAAATGAAATATTTTTGCAACGCCAAATTAGAAGCATTGAAAAACATGGAGCTTCATGTGGGTAAAACCCTCAGTTTTGGTGGAATTATAAACAATGTGCAACACCGAGTAGCCAAAAACGGAAAAGGTTGGGGCATGTTCACCCTTGAAGGATATGATGAAAGTTATGAGTTTCGAATTTTTGGGGAAGAGTATTTGAAATTTCGTCATTTCCTGATTCAAAATAATTTTACGTTCCTGAAAGTGATTGTGAAAGAAGGCTGGGCAGATAGAGATACTGGTAAAAAAGGAGAGCCAAGATTGCAGTTTTCTGAGCTCAAACAGTTGCAGGATGTACTGACTACATTTGCTAAAAAATTAATTTTGCTGTTGAATATTAAGGATTTAGAAGCTGAATTTATTCATAAACTAAGCCATCTTTTTCAAGAAAATAAAGGCGATAATACAGTGGCTTTTGAAATTATGGAAATTGAAAAAAGCAAACGTCTTATAGAAGTTGCGCCAGTTGTCCTGGAAAATGAAGAGGAAGCTTTTGTGGATGAAAGTGATGATGCCGAAAATGGACTTTTAGAAATTCCGGAGATAAGTGCTGCTGCAAAAGTGGAAGAAGTAGAGGAAATTACGGTGGTTACAAAATTGAGTATGCCAAGTCGAAAATTGAAAGTTAAAATCTCAAGTGAGTTGTTGGTGGAACTGGAGAAAATGCAAATTAATTTTAAGTTGAATTAG
- a CDS encoding GLPGLI family protein — protein MKIKILLLWFFISNNLLAQPKGLVYYGYIEALANGNSKGPDYNAYMVFNKEQSYYVTAKDSLEKAEKINEQKTYLNDGGGGSIHNGMKSSSQGDQVVSHTKKNTMWSNFLYLKQVYVKESIPKINWKIEKDTKKIGTYICKKATAVFGGRHYTAWYCPDIAVRFGPWKLNGLPGLIMEAYDTNKFVYWYFKSIEYPSKNKENIKYIKTSRENTYITNEGFKNFRKNEQIKAKEKAIIIQKEFPDIIFVPPTLSQMFLEFE, from the coding sequence ATGAAAATAAAAATTTTACTATTATGGTTTTTCATATCAAATAACTTACTAGCACAGCCAAAAGGCTTAGTCTATTATGGTTATATTGAAGCATTAGCAAATGGTAATTCAAAAGGACCAGATTATAACGCCTACATGGTATTCAACAAAGAACAATCGTATTACGTAACAGCAAAAGACAGCTTGGAAAAAGCAGAAAAAATAAATGAGCAAAAAACATACTTAAACGATGGCGGTGGCGGTAGTATTCATAACGGTATGAAATCAAGTTCACAAGGAGATCAAGTGGTATCACATACAAAAAAAAATACGATGTGGTCTAATTTTTTATATCTAAAACAAGTTTATGTTAAGGAGTCAATACCCAAAATTAATTGGAAAATAGAAAAAGACACCAAAAAGATTGGAACTTATATTTGTAAAAAAGCAACGGCAGTTTTTGGTGGTCGACACTATACAGCATGGTACTGTCCCGATATAGCTGTTCGTTTTGGCCCTTGGAAACTAAACGGTCTTCCGGGATTGATTATGGAAGCCTATGACACCAATAAATTTGTTTATTGGTATTTTAAAAGTATTGAATATCCTTCAAAAAATAAAGAAAACATAAAATACATAAAAACTTCTAGAGAAAACACATACATTACAAATGAAGGATTTAAGAACTTCAGAAAAAACGAACAAATAAAAGCGAAAGAAAAAGCGATTATTATACAAAAAGAATTTCCAGATATAATATTTGTACCTCCTACTTTATCACAAATGTTTCTCGAATTTGAATAA
- the leuC gene encoding 3-isopropylmalate dehydratase large subunit, translating to MSKTLFDKVWDSHVVRKIEDGPDVFFIDRHFIHEVTSPVAFLGLKTRGISVLYPERTFATADHNTPTINQHLPVADALSANQLKALEDNAAEYGISHWGLGHKKNGIVHVVGPENGITLPGATIVCGDSHTSTHGAFGAIAFGIGTSEVEMVMATQCIMQPKPKKMRINVNGALSKGVGPKDVALYIIAQLTTSGGTGYFVEYAGDVFENMSMEGRMTVCNLSIEMGARGGMIAPDQKTFDFLEGRLHAPKGEAWTKAVAYWKTLKTDADAVFDAELNIDAADIEPMITYGTNPGMGIGISKNIPNANQVEGGEETYKKSLAYMGFNEDDVMIGKQIDYVFLGSCTNGRIEDFRAFTEIVKGRKKADNVTAWLVPGSHVVEAQIKEEGLLDILTEAGFVLRQPGCSACLAMNDDKVPAGKYAVSTSNRNFEGRQGPGSRTLLASPIMAAAAAVTGKLTDPRDLF from the coding sequence ATGAGTAAGACATTATTTGACAAAGTATGGGATTCGCATGTAGTGCGTAAAATTGAGGATGGACCAGACGTGTTTTTTATTGACCGTCATTTCATTCATGAAGTGACTAGTCCTGTTGCTTTTTTAGGTTTAAAAACAAGAGGCATCTCGGTTTTATACCCAGAACGTACTTTTGCAACTGCCGATCACAATACCCCAACAATAAATCAACATTTACCGGTTGCAGATGCTTTATCTGCTAATCAATTGAAAGCATTAGAAGATAACGCTGCAGAATATGGTATTTCTCACTGGGGACTAGGTCACAAAAAAAATGGAATTGTACACGTAGTAGGACCTGAAAACGGAATTACGTTACCGGGTGCAACTATCGTTTGTGGTGATTCACACACTTCTACACATGGTGCTTTTGGAGCTATTGCTTTTGGTATCGGAACTTCGGAGGTAGAAATGGTTATGGCTACACAATGTATCATGCAACCAAAACCAAAGAAAATGCGTATCAACGTAAATGGCGCATTGAGTAAAGGTGTTGGTCCAAAAGATGTTGCACTTTATATTATTGCTCAATTAACTACTTCTGGAGGAACTGGATATTTTGTTGAATATGCAGGAGATGTTTTTGAAAACATGTCTATGGAAGGCCGTATGACGGTATGTAATTTAAGTATCGAAATGGGTGCTCGTGGTGGTATGATTGCTCCGGATCAAAAAACATTCGATTTCTTAGAAGGAAGATTACACGCTCCAAAAGGGGAAGCTTGGACAAAAGCAGTTGCATACTGGAAAACATTAAAAACCGATGCTGATGCTGTTTTTGATGCTGAATTGAATATCGATGCAGCAGATATTGAACCAATGATTACTTATGGTACAAATCCTGGAATGGGAATTGGTATCTCAAAAAATATTCCAAACGCTAACCAAGTAGAAGGTGGCGAGGAAACTTATAAAAAATCTTTGGCTTACATGGGCTTCAATGAAGACGATGTGATGATTGGAAAACAAATCGATTACGTTTTCTTAGGAAGTTGTACTAATGGTCGTATTGAAGATTTTAGAGCTTTTACTGAAATTGTAAAAGGCCGTAAAAAAGCTGATAATGTTACCGCTTGGTTGGTTCCGGGTTCTCACGTTGTAGAAGCGCAGATTAAAGAAGAAGGTCTTTTAGACATTCTTACTGAAGCTGGTTTTGTATTGCGTCAACCGGGTTGTTCAGCTTGTTTAGCGATGAATGATGATAAAGTACCTGCCGGAAAATATGCAGTAAGTACTTCAAACAGAAACTTTGAAGGTCGTCAAGGTCCTGGTTCCAGAACTTTATTGGCAAGTCCAATTATGGCCGCTGCAGCAGCAGTTACCGGAAAACTAACAGATCCAAGAGATTTATTTTAG
- the trxA gene encoding thioredoxin: MALAITDATFEEVVLKSDKPVMVDFWAAWCGPCRMVGPIIDEISNEYEGKVVVGKVDVDANQEFAAKYGVRNIPTVLVFHNGEVVGKQVGVAPKQTYADSLDALL; encoded by the coding sequence ATGGCATTAGCAATAACAGATGCTACTTTTGAAGAAGTAGTTTTGAAATCGGACAAACCGGTAATGGTAGATTTTTGGGCAGCATGGTGTGGACCTTGTAGAATGGTTGGACCAATCATTGACGAAATCAGCAACGAATATGAAGGAAAAGTAGTTGTTGGAAAAGTTGATGTAGATGCAAACCAAGAATTTGCTGCAAAATATGGTGTGAGAAATATTCCAACAGTATTGGTTTTTCATAACGGAGAAGTAGTAGGAAAACAAGTAGGAGTTGCTCCGAAACAGACTTATGCGGATAGTTTAGACGCTTTGTTGTAA